The following proteins are co-located in the Schistocerca nitens isolate TAMUIC-IGC-003100 chromosome 2, iqSchNite1.1, whole genome shotgun sequence genome:
- the LOC126236215 gene encoding cuticle protein 21 isoform X6: protein MACKLIVLAALVAVARAGYLGAPAVYAPGAPIAARAYAAPVAYAAPALRAAPVAAAVPAAVAAEYDPHPQYSYAYDVQDALTGDSKTQHESRDGDVVQGSYSLVEPDGSIRTVDYTADPVNGFNAVVHREAGAHPAPVVAKVAAPVAYAAPAYGKAILG, encoded by the exons ATGGCCTGCAAG CTGATCGTCCTCGCCGCCCTCGTGGCAGTGGCCCGCGCCGGCTACCTGGGCGCCCCCGCCGTCTACGCCCCCGGCGCCCCCATCGCCGCCCGCGCTTACGCCGCCCCcgtggcctacgccgcccccgccctGCGTGCCGCCCCCGTCGCCGCCGCTGTCCCCGCCGCCGTGGCCGCTGAGTACGACCCCCACCCCCAGTACAGCTACGCCTACGACGTCCAGGACGCCCTCACCGGTGACTCCAAGACCCAGCACGAGAGCCGCGACGGAGACGTCGTCCAGGGCAGCTACAGCCTGGTCGAGCCCGACGGCTCCATCCGCACCGTCGACTACACCGCCGACCCCGTCAACGGCTTCAACGCCGTCGTGCACAGGGAGGCCGGCGCCCACCCCGCCCCCGTCGTCGCCAAGGTGGCCGCCCCCGTCGCATACGCCGCCCCCGCCTACGGCAAGGCTATCCTGGGCTAA
- the LOC126236215 gene encoding cuticle protein 21 isoform X9 gives MACKLIVLAALVAVARAGYLGAPAVYAPGAPIAARAYAAPVAYAAPALRAAPVAAAVPAAVAAEYDPHPQYSYAYDVQDALTGDSKTQHESRDGDVVQGSYSLVEPDGSIRTVDYTADPVNGFNAVVHREAGAHPAPVVAKVAAPVAYAAPAYGKAILG, from the coding sequence CTGATCGTCCTCGCCGCCCTCGTGGCAGTGGCCCGCGCCGGCTACCTGGGCGCCCCCGCCGTCTACGCCCCCGGCGCCCCCATCGCCGCCCGCGCTTACGCCGCCCCcgtggcctacgccgcccccgccctGCGTGCCGCCCCCGTCGCCGCCGCTGTCCCCGCCGCCGTGGCCGCTGAGTACGACCCCCACCCCCAGTACAGCTACGCCTACGACGTCCAGGACGCCCTCACCGGTGACTCCAAGACCCAGCACGAGAGCCGCGACGGAGACGTCGTCCAGGGCAGCTACAGCCTGGTCGAGCCCGACGGCTCCATCCGCACCGTCGACTACACCGCCGACCCCGTCAACGGCTTCAACGCCGTCGTGCACAGGGAGGCCGGCGCCCACCCCGCCCCCGTCGTCGCCAAGGTGGCCGCCCCCGTCGCATACGCCGCCCCCGCCTACGGCAAGGCTATCCTGGGCTAA